The nucleotide sequence CTCGGTTTCTAATAATGAAACGTAATTAAATCATAACCAGCAGCATCTCATGTgttctaatttcaaaatagaGAAATAAATAACCATTAACCAGACTAGATAAGAGTCTTATCCGAACgatgtaattgaaaaatacaaatacatcaATTCTAATTGCTCTCAAttcaccataatttttttttataactttctTTGTCTCATTTCAACTCTACCATGTTGATAATTTCATTCAACTGTTTCTAGGCAAAGTACCTAAGGTCCAAATGCCCACAGATTGGATTACTATGACCGACCCTTGTACTAAACTGATGAAAGCTCAGATCCAGGAAGAGTTAACCGCATCGATGACGTATCTAGCAATGGTGAGACTACCTCGTTTGTTTACTGGATTTTTTCACAGTATCAAAATATTACCAACGAATATcgaaacgaggaaaaaaataattaaacaaaTATCTCGAATGTTTTGCTCAACATCGCGTTGCCAAGTTTACCAATATGCTATACGTTGATGTTGAGAAAACAACGACGAATATTTATTACGTACTCTTTACGAATCGATGAATTATTTATCAACGATTCGATTGACGTTCATTTAAGTATAAAATAGAAACGCCCATTGActgaatttctatttttttagggggctcaTTTTTCCAAAGATACCATCAACCGACCCGGATTTGCCAAGTTTTTCTTCGATAGCGCTTCCGAAGAGCGAGAACATGCTTTGAAATTAATCGACTACTTATTGATGCGAGGAGGTTTGACTCAAGATATCAGCCAATTGATCAGAGATCcggtaattttaattattttctaaacCCATCCTATatgacttttttaatttttcaacgttaggtaggtaaatggcGAATATTCTAATTTCTAATCAACGAGTTACCTACTCGCCAATTAACCACTATTTGTTCTTTTGTGCGATACTATAAATTCGTAGTCGGGATTTCTGACAGGTTTTCTATATTAATGAGTTTTCGGTAGGTACTCGAGGCAGTAAAGGTAACTGGTGTTTTATGACCTTCAAAAACATGTACTACTCTAGGTACCCACTGAatactgtttttcctctttggTTGATTTTCGTGacgtagttttttttcatcctcGTCTGCAGGGATTCGTCGATAAGTATTTTGGTCAACATGTTTATCATTTAATGGCGTAAAATTAAACAGTGTTCGAGCTTTCAAccgaaaaatattatttagatTAAAAATGTGTATTCGAGATTAAATTTATAGACGATGAGGGAATACATCAGTTTCTAACTTCGTAGTTAAATTATCTAATCGTTGTCGATGAATTGAGATTATTTGGATTGTAATTACTCTGTACATATGACCTTTGGCATGTTTGTCATTATGGTTTCGAGTAATTTAGTAATTTTCGTATCAATTTTCCTGTTGGAATCGTATTGAATCATGGTTTATAATAAAACGATCATCGACGaatactcgaatttttttttctaatctaaTGATGggtaaaaaattatcgatacAGGTGTCATTTTCGTCGTCAAGTACTTAgattacgtgtttttttttaaaccacgTATCTAAATACTTCTTGACACTTGAAATCATGCAAACCATTCGTGTAATGTTGCACACGTCTTTTTAccgaatatattttttcagctcCCATTGTCGGATACCTGGACTGACGCTGTTAGCGCTTTAAAAGATGCATTGACCTTGGAAGCCAGCGTAACTCGTAAATTACGCGATATCGCCTCAATTTGCGAAGCCCCTGGTCAAGAATCAGCCAACTTCAACGATTACCACGTAAGTTTTCTTCGCAGCACGCAGCCTCAtgtttggtgaaaatttgtCATCGACTCTCTATTTACTCGTACGGTTGTTTACTGGGGGTTTTGTTATCGCCATACACACAAGTACCATTGTTCTATAAAACGATATAGATAATATTGGCTTTGGCTGCTGTATTGCTTTGTACTTGGTGCATGTTTGGTGAATGTCGATAAGATAAACCGAATATTGATTAAAGTTATAGAGAGGCCTTTCTAAAGGAGTTATTATTCTGTATTACGTACGTATGTACAAGAATCACGTCAACCTCATAATTTGTTTGATAGCCCTTgagaattaataattaattacgGATATATTGGGTCGATGattgatttattattatgaTAAAGCAATATCTTATACCTAAATGTTGATACTACCGGAATTTGTTATACAATGATGTGTTTTCTTTACAGCTTGTCGACTGGTTGACCGCTGAATACTTAGACGAACAGTACAAGGGACAGAGAGAATTGGCCGGCAAGATTTCCGATCTTGGAAAAATGATGGTTTCTCACGGACCTCTCGGAGAATTCctttatgataaaaaattgctcGGCGGAGAACcaatttctttctaaaaatcgcagccggttttttaaaatcgtattgtagatattttaccaatttttttcgtttttctattCGTGTGATGGAGAACTAGTTTTAGATTTAAATACTTAATGTTTTACAACGAGTAATTGAGTACCTATGTTATTTTATTACGTTTATCTTTCAAgagtatatacctacttagtctTTTTTGATGCCATGTTTTTgtaatgatcaaattttaattgtatatttgtggaatttttattgatggttcttttttttttttgaatgacgaATTTTGTCGAGGAGTGAGATTGTCCTGGAGCTGACATCATTGAGGTAAACTCTGGGTTTGGACCCTAACTTTCCTCGATGATGTTGGCAAATGTTACATCCAGAGGTTTCCTCagtaattaggtacatatgtcAGCATAAGAGGTTTAAGTCAGGACTCCAGGAATAAGttgtaaaaatcattcaaagaaATCGACAGTGTtggttcagtttttttaaaatggtaaaatgTAAATCACGAGTTGAAAATACATCTGACCTAATCCCTGTGgtgattaatttaaaaaaacaggaaattatGGTCTCGTCATTAATTATTAAAGCACGTATTTATTTTTGCATTCAGATTgcctgattcattttttgataagattaAATTCAGGGAAAAATTAGGTAAGCTATTCTATGTATGAGACGTTATTAGGTATTAATCTGTATCACGatgttctgaaaaaaagaaacggtATAGTCtttcaaaatgttattgaaGAGGAAAATATATCGATTAGTCATGCCCacattcaaataaatttgtgTGTTAGTTGATGAATCCAATTACAGATGTAAAGATATAACATTTAGGATAGAATTTTGGGTTATCTTACGTGAAAAATGATACACCTATGTTGGATTTTGAATCTGAAAGAACATAACTAGGTCGACTTGACCTTGTTGGGATCGCTTTTCCTTCACAGGAGGTTGCGTGAGTGAGTTATTGTCATCAGCTCTAAATGTTTTCTTCCTCTTGCTGTTTTCACTTGTATCTTTCTTTCACTGTACCATTAGCATTTTCTAACCATGAGAAATGTGTACAGATGATAGGAATTTTCCACAGAaagtttctggaaatttatgggaaaattttctaataactttcaaattgagaaaattttttgtaaatgaggaaaaaattgtgaaacgagcgtttaatttttgtaaaatatttgataaattgttcaaaatgaaggaaaatttcaaaaatttgtgaatatgtaattggaaatttattagtTGTAGTTGATGAATGACATTTTTAAacggacaatttttcaaagtcagtATATggactaggtacctatacatacttcATAATCTGAAGAAATATAAACTTCTATATACCCGATTGGCAAAGATTCTAAAAATCTGACAGTCATTTTCCCAGTCAGAACCCCAGTCACATTAATTCCGTTTCGTCGTCAGAAATATGAAGGGGTAATTTATTTTAACCAATCACAGAGTAGGTTGAGAGCTTTCAATATGGTGGATCACTTCTCAAACCTACTCTCATAACACCAGTCATATCGCCAGTCATTTTTTATATATCTGAGGACCCTAATAATTTGGGTAGTCAGAACGGCAGTCATATCACCAATCAGTTTTCTAACATCTGATGACTGGTCCTCAGTTATTAGAAAACTGACTGGTGATATGACTGCCATTCTGACTACCCAAATTATTTGAGTCCTCAGATATATAAAAAATGACTGGCGATATGACTGGTGTTATGAGAGTAGGTTTGAGAAGTGATCCACCATATTGAAAGCTCTCAACCTACTCTGTGATCGGTTAAAATAATTACCCCTTCATATTTCTGACGACGAAACGGAACTAATGTGACTGGGGTTCTGACTGGGAAAATGACTGTCAGATTTTTAGAATCTTTGCCAATCGGGATAGAAGTTTAGAAATTGCTATagcaatttctggaaatttatcatCTCTAAACTGACAATTAATTCTACCATCTTCAATTGTAGGATTATAAATATTGCACTGATTTTATTGCCGAGCCAGGTGTGTATTATTGTATGCATCATGACTCCAATAGTCCATAGTCTTTATCAGCTTGCATTCGTTTCGAGTGCATATGGTTTTGCTGATTCCTAAAATGTCACCAGAAGATCACCAAGTAATAAgttttccactttttcaaaGGTGACTTTATGGTAATAAAATCATGAGAATGTCCTCGGagcctttgaaaattcttttgagcgtctggtgaattctggtgaattctggtgacagattcaccagaattcaccagaagtcacaaagtgagttttcgacttttctaAAGGTGACTTGATGGTGATAAAATCATGAGAATGTCCTTGGAGCCTTTGACAATTCTTATTTCTTTTGAGcgtctggtgaattctggtgaattctggtgacctctggtgaatcctggtgacttctggtgacagattcaccagaattcacagagtcagttttcgacttttttaaaggtgactttatgatgaaaaaattaccacaaataaATCCTACTGGccctagaaaatttttttgagtgtctggtgacttcttggtgaatcgtggtgacttctggtgacagattcaccagaattcaccaaaagtcacgaagtgagttttcgacttttttaaaggCGACtttatgatgtaaaaattaccacaaaatccAATGTGCGATCTTCTGGCCTCCTTGACCTTTTGCAATCAAGCTTTTTAATATGGTGTAGAGAGCTCACATTCTCGGTTCCAACGTTGATATAAGTTAGTTCCTtccaggttttttttgttgggggggggggggagggtggtgCAGAGGGACACATTGCCCCtcaaagtaaaattcaaaaatatcgaaaaattaccataaaaactaaaaaaaaaatcaaagaatttttaaaaaatagaaaaattttgataaaattttgatttttttcaggtcaaAGTTCTTCTTATTGATGTAATTCTGGGGaattcaacatgattttttgtcagGGTTTATTCCCTTAGCCACGCCATCCAGTTTCTAATTTTATATTCATAATTATGACATTTTGTTCTGAAAATCAGAACATTCGAACCGGGATTGCTGCAAAGGTTGTTCAAAACTTCCAAAGTTTTTCtgttcaattattcattatatcCTCCCGAATTGAGGGCGAAAAGTTGAACGTTTGTTTTGCCATACGAAAAAAAAGGACGAGTGAACATcatgttaaaaattgacactacaTATGGTGTGATGAAGCCAACTCCCCgaggaaattttaatacatataagATAGCTCTTAAAAGTGATACACCTATTTGCCTATCTTACTTAATGTACGTACCTTGTCTATTTTGTAATTTAACTAgaaatcaatttgtttttttgtttcaggtgagtgaaaaatttcaaacaaggTAGCTTAGGATATGGAAAACTGATTAAGTATGTACCTTTTTCATAATATTTATTATTCTTGAA is from Planococcus citri chromosome 1, ihPlaCitr1.1, whole genome shotgun sequence and encodes:
- the LOC135849973 gene encoding ferritin heavy chain-like isoform X1, whose amino-acid sequence is MEFSVVSCLILGFVFLGWTGDVDAQTQGKLNCKVPKVQMPTDWITMTDPCTKLMKAQIQEELTASMTYLAMGAHFSKDTINRPGFAKFFFDSASEEREHALKLIDYLLMRGGLTQDISQLIRDPLPLSDTWTDAVSALKDALTLEASVTRKLRDIASICEAPGQESANFNDYHLVDWLTAEYLDEQYKGQRELAGKISDLGKMMVSHGPLGEFLYDKKLLGGEPISF
- the LOC135849973 gene encoding ferritin heavy chain-like isoform X2, which codes for MPTDWITMTDPCTKLMKAQIQEELTASMTYLAMGAHFSKDTINRPGFAKFFFDSASEEREHALKLIDYLLMRGGLTQDISQLIRDPLPLSDTWTDAVSALKDALTLEASVTRKLRDIASICEAPGQESANFNDYHLVDWLTAEYLDEQYKGQRELAGKISDLGKMMVSHGPLGEFLYDKKLLGGEPISF